One Triticum dicoccoides isolate Atlit2015 ecotype Zavitan chromosome 5B, WEW_v2.0, whole genome shotgun sequence genomic window carries:
- the LOC119305055 gene encoding plant cysteine oxidase 2-like: MGAGAAGLDVPAKRRRVLAAKTRGGRPRQARRRAQPQPPTALQRLFRACRAVFRGPGTVPAPHEVALLRAMLDGMRPEDVRLSPGMRFFRTRENAAPGNPTITHTTIYESDNFSMVILYLPQNAVIPLHNHPGMTVFSKPLIGSMHIKSYDWAHPDDPAASSPDDQLRLAELVVDDLFTAPCDTSVLYPTAGGNMHRFTAIAPCAILDILGPPYSIEEERDCTYYADVPYSSHHPMTLTSNEQQGRRLAWLKEVERPSDLKMRTVPYGDPPISDG, translated from the exons ATGGGCGCGGGTGCGGCGGGGCTGGACGTGCCCGCCAAGCGGAGGCGGGTGCTGGCGGCCAAGACCAGAGGAGGCAGGCCGCGGCAAGCGAGGAGACGTGCTCAGCCGCAGCCGCCGACGGCGCTGCAGCGCCTCTTCCGCGCCTGCCGCGCCGTCTTCAGGGGCCCCGGCACCGTGCCCGCGCCACACGAGGTCGCCCTGCTCCGGGCCATGCTCG ACGGAATGAGGCCAGAGGACGTCCGCCTGAGCCCAGGCATGAGGTTCTTCAGGACTAGAGAGAATGCGGCCCCAGGGAACCCAACCATCACACACACCACCATCTACGAATCTGACAATTTCTCG ATGGTCATCTTGTACCTGCCGCAAAATGCGGTCATCCCTCTACACAATCACCCCGGGATGACCGTGTTCAGCAAGCCGCTCATCGGATCGATGCACATAAAGTCGTATGACTGGGCTCATCccgatgatccagccgcctcatcgCCCGACGATCAAC TGAGGTTGGCGGAGCTGGTCGTGGATGATCTCTTCACCGCTCCGTGCGACACGTCGGTCCTCTACCCGACGGCGGGAGGCAACATGCACCGGTTCACGGCCATTGCGCCATGCGCCATCCTCGACATCCTTGGCCCCCCTTACTCCATAGAGGAGGAACGGGATTGCACCTACTACGCGGATGTTCCCTACTCCTCCCATCATCCGA TGACACTGACCAGCAATGAGCAACAAGGCCGGCGCCTCGCGTGGCTGAAAGAGGTCGAGAGGCCGAGCGATCTGAAGATGCGCACCGTCCCGTATGGCGACCCGCCGATCTCCGACGGGTGA
- the LOC119307141 gene encoding uncharacterized protein LOC119307141, translating into MQRSMDASISALCGSLSQVLTHADDSSRALSDALSRRAIPLESATNAFLQGLDRRVEAAGADLARLESMAFGTVSVEELLGHCREALNIVSRHADAVEFRLVSFGYVAPQVDDEVEEEEEGGDLGELDVPGNGLLGGASSVLRSARKHFDDDELFEESMSLKNFGISDACLATLSSQDIDFSASPKMPDRKPGSFDDDQKILEEAEEPTPPQIETYEQDDNAFQGMIRASKEEYDKLPPYMKTLASWEELHDAVSKLNAYFGGDKAQGSLNQDDVASVGLGRKGRSYLLILLRLNQLVMETIDGSIFYNLRKNDS; encoded by the exons atgcAGCGCAGCATGGACGCGTCGATTTCGGCGCTGTGCGGCTCCCTCTCCCAGGTGCTCACCCACGCCGACGACTCCTCCCGCGCGCTCTCCGACGCCCTCTCCCGCCGCGCCATCCCCCTCG AGTCGGCGACGAACGCGTTCCTGCAGGGGCTGGACCGGCGGGTGGAGGCGGCGGGCGCCGACCTGGCGCGCCTCGAGTCCATGGCCTTCGGCACCGTCTCCGTCGAGGAGCTCCTCGGCCACTGCCGCGAGGCCCTCAACATCGTCTCCCGCCACGCTGACGCCGTCGAGTTCCGCCTCGTCTCCTTCGGCTACGTCGCCCCCC AGGTGGATGacgaggtggaagaggaggaggaaggtggagACTTGGGGGAGCTTGATGTCCCCGGGAATGGGCTCTTGGGAGGGGCAAGTTCGGTCCTCAGGTCTGCCCGGAAGCACTTCGACGACGATGAACT ATTTGAGGAGTCCATGTCACTAAAGAACTTTGGGATTTCTGATGCTTGTCTAGCTACTCTGTCCTCTCAAG ATATTGATTTTTCTGCGAGCCCAAAGATGCCTGACAGAAAACCTGGAAG TTTTGATGATGACCAAAAGATCTTGGAGGAAGCTGAAGAACCCACACCTCCCCAAATTGAAACATATGAGCAAGATG ACAACGCTTTCCAAGGAATGATAAGGGCGTCGAAGGAGGAGTACGATAAACTTCCTCCTTACATGAAGACTCTTGCATCATGGGAG GAATTGCATGACGCCGTCTCAAAACTAAATGCATACTTTGGTGGTGATAAGGCTCAGGGGAGTTTGAATCAGGATGATGTTGCATCAGTCGGCTTGG GGCGCAAAGGAAGATCCTACTTGTTGATCCTTCTGCGGTTGAATCAACTGGTTATGGAGACGATTGACGGCTCGATCTTCTACAACCTACGCAAGAACGACTCCTAG
- the LOC119307140 gene encoding cationic amino acid transporter 2, vacuolar-like yields the protein MGADEAAPGGGGGGIRVLLRRKQVDTDRARAAGGQQLAKELSITQLIAIGVGSTVGAGVYVLVGTVAREHSGPALTLSFLIAGIAAALSAFCYAELASRCPSAGSAYHYSYICVGEGVAWLIGWALILEYTIGGSAVARGISPNLALFFGGPNSLPWILARHELPWLDVVVDPCAAALVFLVTALLCVGIKESTFVQGIVTVLNCCVMLFVIIAGSYIGFQTGWVGYKVSGGFLPYGVNGMLAGSATVFFAYIGFDSVASTAEEVRNPQRDLPLGIATSLTICCSLYMLVSVVIVGLVPYFAMDPDTPISSAFARHGMQWAMYLVTSGAVLALCSTLMGSLLPQPRILMAMARDGLLPSFFSDVSEKTQVPVKSTIITGICAASLAFFMDVSQLAGMVSVGTLLAFTIVAVSILILRYVPPDEVPLPSSLQTSFRLSQECDEEKVGSPLGDGNHEQGTSEIKDVIVVESISDPLIEKQLYANKLDELKRRKTAARSIAAVCVGVLILTASASVTFLPFLVMCLFCVFGGLLLLAGLGMLSWIDQDDGRHSFGHSGGFICPFVPLLPVMCILINTYLLINLGGGTWMRVGVWLVMGVFVYIFYGRTHSSLTDVVYVSLAQANEIYGSSSSSAFVA from the exons ATGGGGGCCGACGAGGCtgcgccgggcggcggcggcggcgggatccgggtGCTCCTGCGGCGGAAGCAGGTGGACACCGACCGGGCCCGCGCCGCCGGCGGCCAGCAGCTCGCCAAGGAGCTCTCCATCACGCAGCTCATCGCCATCG GCGTCGGCTCGACGGTTGGAGCCGGAGTGTACGTCCTCGTTGGGACGGTTGCCCGGGAGCACTCTGGCCCGGCACTGACGCTCTCGTTTCTGATCGCCGGAATAGCGGCTGCGCTTTCGGCTTTCTGTTACGCGGAGCTTGCGAGCCGCTGCCCTTCTGCGGGAAGCGCCTACCACTACTCGTACATCTGCGTTGGCGAAGG AGTTGCATGGTTGATCGGCTGGGCTTTGATACTGGAGTATACAATTGGTGGATCAGCCGTTGCCCGCGGCATATCTCCCAATCTA GCGTTATTTTTCGGAGGGCCAAATAGTCTGCCATGGATTCTAGCACGCCATGAGCTCCCATGGttagatgttgttgttgatccttgTGCTGCTGCCTTGGTTTTCCTTGTCACCGCCCTGCTATGCGTCGGGATAAAAGAG AGTACATTCGTGCAAGGAATTGTGACAGTGCTGAACTGCTGCGTGATGCTATTTGTTATTATAGCCGGCAGTTACATTGGCTTCCAAACAGGATGGGTCGGCTACAAGGTGTCTGGCGG ATTTCTGCCATATGGGGTGAATGGAATGCTTGCTGGATCAGCGACCGTTTTCTTTGCCTACATAGGCTTTGATTCAGTTGCGAGCACCGCTGAGGAG GTGAGGAATCCACAACGGGATCTGCCGCTGGGAATAGCCACATCATTGACGATTTGCTGTTCCTTGTACATGCTGGTTTCGGTTGTTATTGTCGGTCTGGTGCCATACTTTGCTATGGACCCAGATACCCCTATTTCGTCCGCCTTTGCGAGGCACGGGATGCAGTGGGCGAT GTACCTTGTAACATCTGGTGCTGTTCTCGCTCTCTGCTCAACCTTGATGGGATCACTTCTGCCACAGCCAAGGATATTGATGGCCATGGCGAGAGATGGGctgttgccatccttcttctctgatGTTAGCGAAAAGACACAAGTTCCTGTCAAGAGCACAATCATAACTGGCATCTGTGCCGCTTCTCTGGCGTTCTTCATGGATGTTTCACAACTAGCAGGAATG GTCAGTGTAGGCACGCTCCTCGCGTTCACCATAGTCGCCGTCTCCATCTTGATCCTCAGATATGTTCCTCCAGATGAGGTACCCCTGCCATCCTCTCTGCAAACGTCGTTCCGCTTAAGCCAAGAATGTGATGAGGAAAAGGTGGGGAGTCCTCTTGGAGATGGGAACCATGAACAGGGGACGTCTGAGATTAAGGATGTGATCGTAGTAGAATCAATCAGCGACCCTCTTATTGAGAAGCAGCTGTACGCAA ACAAATTGGATGAGTTAAAGCGGCGGAAAACCGCTGCTCGCAGCATTGCAGCTGTATGCGTAGGGGTTCTAATCCTGACGGCTTCAGCTTCCGTAACGTTCCTGCCATT CCTGGTGATGTGCTTATTCTGCGTGTTTGGTGGCCTGCTCCTCCTGGCTGGTCTCGGAATGCTCTCCTGGATCGACCAAGACGACGGAAGGCACTCATTTGGTCACTCTGGAG GATTCATCTGCCCGTTTGTTCCGCTGCTGCCGGTGATGTGCATTCTCATAAACACATACTTGCTCATAAATCTAGG GGGTGGCACGTGGATGCGGGTCGGGGTGTGGCTGGTGATGGGGGTCTTCGTGTACATTTTCTACGGCCGGACCCACAGCTCGCTGACGGACGTCGTGTACGTCTCCCTGGCTCAGGCAAACGAGATATacggttcttcttcttcatcagcgtTTGTGGCCTAG